The Humulus lupulus chromosome 3, drHumLupu1.1, whole genome shotgun sequence genome window below encodes:
- the LOC133823172 gene encoding paired amphipathic helix protein Sin3-like 4 isoform X2, with translation MKRSRDDVYMGSQLKRPMVSSRGEPSGQPQMIGGGGAQKLTTNDALAYLKAVKDIFQDKRDKYEDFLEVMKDFKAQRIDTAGVIERVKDLFKGHRDLILGFNTFLPKGYEITLPLEDDQPLQKKPVEFEEAINFVNKIKTRFQGDDHVYKSFLDILNMYRKENKSITEVYQEVATLFQEHPDLLVEFTHFLPDTSGTASTHYPLSARASLLRDRSSAMPTMRQIHVDKKERTMGDRDLSVDRPDQDHDRSLMKVDKDQRRRGEKEKEKEKEKERREDRERRDRERDDRDFEHDGIRDFNVQRYPHKRKSGRKIEDSAAEQIHQGGDGDEHFGLRPISSSCDDKSSAKSIYGQEFAFCEKVKEKLRNADDYQEFLKCLHIYSKEIITRSELQSLVGDLLGKYPDLMDGFNEFLSRCEKNESLWNEGHLPKPVKLEEKDRDRERDKDDGIKDRERESREKERNDKGSSFVNKDVGSQKMSLFSSKDKYIGKPINELDLSNCERCTPSYRLLPKNYPIPSVGQRSELGAEVLNDHWVSVTSGSEDYSFKHMRKNQYEESLFRCEDDRFELDMLLESVNVTTKRVVELLEKINSNTIKTDSPIRIEDHFTALNLRCIERLYGDHGLDVVDVIRKNTSLALPIILNRLKQKQEEWAKCRSDYNKVWAEIYAKNYHKSLDHRSFYFKQQDTKSLSTKALLAEIKESSEKKRKEDDVLLAIAAGNRRPIIPNLEFEYPDPEIHEDLYQLIKYSCGEVCTTEQLDKVMKIWTTFLEPMLGVPSRPQGAEDTEDVVKTKTHVKSAAGSVGESDGSPGGVATATAVNSKQLNHCRNGDESIQPEQSSSCRTWPANGDSGNKEDSSIDVDRARKDDTCNNPGLSKVQSNASTADEAFGVTKQELPGERIVNSNALHATGAEQSNGRTNIEDTSGPSVTPSRPSNGTGVGGLELLSSEAGDSTRPVIHSNGALTVGTKSHRYQEEPVGNFKIEREEGELSPNGDFEEDNFANYGEAGLDALHKAKDGAASRQYQTGHGEEELCCGEAGGENDADDEGEESAQRSSEDSENASENGDVSVSESGDGEECSREEQEEDGEHDTKAESEGEAEGMADAHDVEGDGMSLPLSERFLLTVKPLAKHVPTSLHDKEKDSRVFYGNDSFYVLFRLHQTLYERIQSAKINSSSGERKWRASSDTSSTDLYARFMNALYNLLDGSSDNTKFEDDCRAIIGTHSYVLFTLDKLIYKLVKQLQTVATDEMDNKLLQLHAYEKSRKPGRFVDIVYHENARVLLHDENIYRIECSAIPAHLSIQLMDSGHDKPEVTAVSMDPTFASYLYNDFLSVLPDKKEKSGMFLKRNKRKYASNDDFSCTSQAMEGLQVTNGLECKIACISSKVSYVLDTEDFLFRTKRRRKRLHQNSLCHSQGRSSNGSSRAQRFHRLLSSS, from the exons ATGAAGAGGTCCAGAGACGACGTTTACATGGGCTCTCAACTCAAACGGCCTATGGTGTCTTCGCGTGGTGAACC GTCGGGGCAACCCCAGATGATAGGAGGGGGTGGCGCCCAGAAACTTACAACAAATGACGCACTAGCATATCTAAAGGCCGTTAAGGACATATTTCAGGACAAAAGGGACAAATATGAAGACTTTCTTGAAGTAATGAAAGATTTTAAGGCTCAAAG AATTGACACTGCGGGTGtgatagaaagggtgaaggaTTTATTCAAAGGACATCGAGACCTGATTTTGGGTTTCAATACCTTCTTGCCAAAAGGATATGAGATTACCCTACCACTTGAGGATGACCAACCTCTGCAAAAGAAGCCTGTTGAATTTGAAGAAGCTATCAACTTTGTGAACAAGATTAAG ACCCGGTTTCAGGGTGATGATCATGTTTATAAATCATTTTTAGACATTTTGAACATGTACAGAAAGGAAAACAAGTCTATCACAGAAGTCTACCAAGAG GTTGCAACACTGTTTCAAGAGCACCCAGACCTGCTTGTGGAGTTTACACATTTCCTACCCGACACATCAGGAACTGCCTCAACTCATTATCCTCTGTCTGCTAGGGCCTCTCTGCTTCGTGATAGGAGCTCTGCCATGCCCACAATGCGTCAAATACATGTTGATAAG AAAGAGAGGACCATGGGAGACCGTGACCTTAGTGTTGACCGTCCTGATCAAGACCATGATAGATCCCTAATGAAAGTGGACAAAGATCAGCGCAGGCGTGgggaaaaggaaaaggaaaaggaaaaggaaaaggaaaggagGGAGGATAGAGAAAGAAGAGATCGTGAAAGGGATGACAGGGATTTTGAGCATGATGGCATTAGGGACTTCAATGTGCAGCGTTATCCTCATAAAAGGAAATCTGGACGTAAGATCGAAGATTCAGCTGCTGAACAAATTCATCAAGGAGGAGACGGCGATGAACATTTTGGATTGCGTCCCATTTCATCCTCTTGTGATGATAAAAGTTCTGCAAAAA GTATATATGGCCAAGAGTTTGCATTTTGTGAGAAGGTGAAGGAGAAGTTACGAAATGCTGATGATTACCAAGAATTTTTGAAGTGCCTTCATATCTATAGCAAGGAAATTATAACACGGTCGGAATTGCAATCTTTG GTGGGTGATCTACTTGGAAAATATCCGGATCTTATGGATGGATTCAACGAATTTTTGTCTCGATGTGAGAAGAATG AATCCCTGTGGAATGAAGGACATTTACCCAAACCGGTGAAGTTAGAGGAAAAGGATAGAGACAGAGAGCGTGATAAAGATGATGGGATAAAAGATCGAGAACGTGAAAGCCGAGAAAAGGAAAGGAATGATAAGGGTTCATCCTTCGTAAATAAAGATGTTGGAAGCCAGAAGATGTCTTTGTTCTCCAGCAAGGATAAGTATATTGGAAAGCCTATTAATGAACTTGACCTTTCTAACTGTGAGCGTTGCACCCCCAGCTATCGTCTTCTGCCAAAAAAT TATCCAATACCTTCTGTTGGTCAGAGGTCAGAGTTGGGTGCTGAAGTATTAAATGACCATTGGGTTTCGGTCACTTCAGGAAGTGAGGATTACTCTTTTAAACACATGCGAAAAAACCAATATGAAGAAAGTTTGTTTCGATGTGAAGATGACAG GTTTGAACTAGATATGTTGCTAGAGTCTGTGAATGTAACAACCAAGCGTGTGGTAGAACTCTTAGAAAAGATCAATAGCAATACAATAAAGACAGATAGTCCAATCCGGATTGAAGATCACTTCACAG CCTTGAATCTGAGATGCATTGAACGGTTGTATGGTGACCATGGGCTTGATGTTGTGGATGTGATAAGGAAGAATACTTCTCTTGCTTTGCCTATTATATTAAATCGCTTGAAGCAAAAACAAGAAGAGTGGGCAAAATGTCGTTCTGATTACAATAAAGTTTGGGCTGAAATATACGCAAAGAACTATCACAAGTCACTTGATCATCGTAGTTTCTATTTCAAGCAACAGGACACGAAGAGCTTGAGTACAAAAG CCTTACTAGCAGAGATAAAAGAAAGCAGTGAGAAGAAGCGGAAGGAAGATGATGTTCTTCTTGCTATAGCTGCTGGAAATAGACGGCCCATAATTCCAAACTTGGAATTTGAGTATCCTGATCCTGAGATTCATGAAGATTTGTATCAGCTCATCAAATATTCATGTGGAGAAGTTTGTACAACAGAACAGTTGGATAAAGTTATGAAAATATGGACAACCTTCCTGGAACCCATGCTTGGTGTTCCTTCTCGACCTCAGGGTGCAGAGGACACAGAAGATGTTGTCAAGACAAAAACTCATGTTAAAAGTGCTGCTGGAAGTGTAGGAGAGAGTGACGGCAGTCCAGGTGGTGTTGCTACTGCCACTGCTGTCAATTCCAAACAGTTAAATCATTGCAGAAATGGAGATGAAAGTATTCAGCCTGAACAGTCAAGTTCTTGTCGAACTTGGCCTGCTAATGGAGATAGTGGCAATAAGGAAGATAGTTCTATTGATGTGGATCGTGCTCGCAAGGATGATACGTGCAATAACCCTGGACTAAGTAAAGTACAGAGCAATGCATCTACAGCTGATGAAGCATTTGGAGTCACCAAACAAGAACTTCCCGGTGAACGAATAGTCAATTCAAATGCATTACACGCCACTGGTGCAGAGCAAAGTAATGGAAGAACAAACATAGAAGACACTTCAG GTCCTAGTGTTACTCCCTCTAGACCCAGTAATGGTACTGGTGTTGGTGGTCTTGAGTTGCTTTCGTCAGAG GCCGGTGATTCAACAAGGCCTGTTATACATTCAAATGGGGCTTTGACAGTAGGTACCAAGAGTCATAGGTATCAAGAAGAACCTGTTGGAAATTTTAAGATTGAAAGAGAAGAAGGTGAATTATCTCCTAatggggattttgaggaggatAATTTTGCGAACTATGGGGAAGCTGGTTTGGATGCTCTGCATAAGGCAAAGGATGGTGCTGCTAGCAGGCAATATCAAACCGGACATGGAGAAGAAGAATTGTGCTGTGGAGAGGCAGGAGGAGAAAATGATGCTGATGATGAAGGTGAGGAAAGTGCTCAGAGGTCATCAGAGGATAGTGAAAATGCTTCAGAGAATGGTGATGTTTCTGTAAGTGAGTCGGGGGATGGTGAGGAGTGTTCTCGTGAAGAGCAAGAGGAAGATGGGGAGCATGATACTAAGGCTGAGAGTGAAGGTGAGGCTGAAGGAATGGCAGATGCCCATGATGTTGAAGGAGATGGAATGTCATTACCTCTTTCAGAACGTTTTCTACTGACTGTGAAGCCTCTAGCAAAGCATGTTCCTACATCTTTGCATGATAAAGAGAAGGATTCTCGTGTTTTTTATGGAAATGATTCTTTTTATGTGCTTTTCAGACTTCATCAG ACATTATATGAGAGAATACAGTCCGCAAAAATTAATTCATCTTCTGGTGAAAGGAAATGGAGGGCTTCAAGTGATACCAGCTCTACTGATCTTTATGCTAG ATTCATGAATGCTCTTTACAATCTGCTTGATGGTTCCTCGGACAACACAAAATTTGAGGATGATTGTCGAGCTATAATTGGAACACATTCATATGTTTTATTCACATTAGACAAGCTGATTTACAAACTTGTTAAACAG CTCCAAACAGTTGCAACTGATGAGATGGATAACAAGCTTCTCCAACTACATGCTTATGAAAAGTCAAGAAAACCTGGAAGATTTGTTGATATAGTTTATCATGAGAATGCTCGAGTACTTCTTCATGATGAGAACATATATCGCATTGAATGT TCAGCCATCCCAGCACACCTGTCCATTCAGCTCATGGATTCTGGGCATGATAAGCCAGAAGTGACTGCTGTATCTATGGACCCTACTTTTGCATCTTATTTATACAATGACTTCCTCTCAGTTCTTCCTGATAAAAAGGAGAAATCTGGGATGTTCTTGAAGAG GAATAAGCGCAAATATGCCAGTAATGATGATTTTTCTTGTACATCTCAGGCCATGGAAGGACTTCAAGTAACCAATGGTCTGGAATGTAAGATAGCTTGCATATCTTCGAAG GTTTCCTATGTTCTAGATACAGAAGACTTTTTGTTTCGTACAAAAAGGAGAAGGAAACGTTTGCATCAAAATAGTTTGTGCCACAGCCAGGGTAGGTCTTCAAATGGTTCAAGTAGAGCACAACGGTTTCATCGATTGCTTTCTAGCTCGTGA